The sequence tatcaaaatgaattcattatgattgaaGTTTGCTTAATAATTATTCTGCTAATAGAAATTtgtcattgtaacggtcaatttaaaaaataaaaaatatagctATCTTTttgcatcgcaatcttttctaacCGAAATTACAAtacatttctgtataaaatgttaattacgacctaagtaacaaaagtaaacgaaccgagatttttattgcattttgttaGGAATGTCCTAAAACACGCACTACCCGAACTATAAATTCACtcaaaaatctgtcaacacATTTGACGTATGTCGAAATCAATGAAAAGTAATCATTAATGCTTCTTTCGTCAATTGGCAATGTTTTGACCAATGTACCAAAGCATAAACAAAAGTGTATGCGAGGATCTACGACAAAatagttttccacgaaaaagcAGATCTAGTGTGATATGAAAGTGAGACTTGCTGTAGAGTTGAAGATATTCAATGGGATCGAGTTGCtattaagcttgttgaaaaatatgctggttaatttggaaagaaactgatttgtttccaatcgtagaaACCGTTATGAATTCCTTGTCAAACAAAAGCGAAAGTTATCAAAACACACTAAAAACGAGTCGACTGTCATTTTTTTCCACTTGACATGCAAAACTAGCTCTTAATAATGTTTTCAAGCAAAACTGGCTTTCACACAAGTGCGAGTAACAAAACGACGAATAAACACTGTGACTTTCGCAAAACGACGTAACTAACAGAAGCAAAACGACTTATGTGTCAAGTCAACCAGGAAAAAACGACCTATCATACTGTCCAATGTACATGATCAAATTACAAAACGACGTAAGTATCGTTTATGCCTAAAAGTTATCTTTGtagttgaaaattgtgaattagtCACTACGATACGTTGAAATTGGATGATTTAGTGAAGAGATGAAGTTGTTTCAATTACTCATTTTTAAATAGGATTTaaaattgtgcgattatttttcaacatcgcTCTTCTCGGTTCAGCTGAAATGTTACATtcatcgttttgaacattttatgcagatttgatcaaagcaaacctgtcagagcgaAAGCGATGCGTTATCGCGATCGTTATGCgttatcgcattgaatcgcttcgcttcactccgctttccgcgctcactctgacatcaacctaaggtGAACTGAGTTGACGTTTTCTTTATGTGGATTGTTTTCTTGCAGAACAGTTCCACGACGGCATGACTACTAATTGAACACAGATGAACATACAGAAGTTGTCATTTTATTGGCAAAATGACTTCCCCGgttatttttttaatgcgaaattCGATAACTCTACGGttattttcttcaatgcaaATTTCGAATTCAATTGTTACTTTTGTTAGTCCATTAAGTGCTAAATAATTTTACAGGTTCCTCAACGAAACAGTTGCAAGATGTCAAAAAAGCATTAGAATTCCATTTACACTAATTAAATTTGACTGGCCATTTTTGCCCccatttacatatttttaatttcgCGGTCGTACACTCCGAGTCAGATCGCGTTCGTATAGGTGGGGATTTGTACCTCAAACTATATGCGTTTTGTATCTTTCAAATAGTACATAAAATTACGAGCTGAACCATTTTCTGTGCTATTTTTTTCGTAAGTCCATTTTAGTACTACTACTAAGAAAGAACTATTTTTTGCGTTTTCACCCCGGGTTCCCTAATTGTAGATAAGTTCCACAAAAATTGGGATGTGCTTTATCCGATTGATCTATGCTGTATTATCTTAGCTCAACAAGAAAATTCACcgtgaaataaaattaaaagaaCATTTTTTATTTGGTATATCACATAATCTAGCACTGCAAACTGCAGACACTGAATGtaattaaacattttcaaaacattgcaAATTTACTAAATTAAACTTCTATACATTCTATTCAGCATCAACTAAAACTAACCGGCTTTGAATCCAAGAATGAACAGTTGAGTATAGGTAAGATCAACAGCTTTAAATTTTAGTGACTATCAATGATATGACATATATTCGATTCTATTTCTAGAGAACAGTTCACTTCAGGAAAAAATGGCGAACGCGCTAGCTAATAGCACGGACATGCAGCAGCAAGTTTTTAAGTTGCGAAACGATTACTCTCACATCAAAAATGAGCTAGAATCGTCAAAAAAACAAATCAGTATTAAAACAGACGAGTTAAAAAATCTACAAATGAAATTAGCGGAGCTAGAGAAGCAATGTAAGGGTTTAAACTTTCTCTATACACTTTTCTTTAcgcttcgtcttagactcgtcagtgcacaaCAGctaatgttgaactgttatgccacctagtagttcaacataaaccgctaagcagacgtaaagttaatgctatttgcaaaacactttcttTATGTATTTTAACATAAAATGAACAATTTTATAAATACACTGTTTACTTTTCAGATAATGATGAAACACGCAACGTACAGGCAAAGTTGTCTGAAGCACTTCATGAAGTATAAAATTTCAATTGATTCTTAGTTCAAAAACTACATCCATGATTATTGCAGAAACAAGTCATATTAACTTCAAAGGAAAGCGAAATCGTTCGCCTGACTGAGCAGCTACGACTCGTGCAGGATGAAAAATCTCAATCAGAATCAAAATACCAGGCAGCGCTGCAGGAACACATGCAAAATAGAACACAAATGGAGCTAAGAAACGTAGAGCTGATGCAACGTAATCGGGAGCTGAATTCCTTTGTTAATAGGTCCTGAGAAGATAAAGCACATTTACTCGGTGATTTGAACGTTTTATTATTTCCAGGGAAGCACCACAAACGGATAACCAAACCACCAAGGAGCAAGCTTTGGCATGCACTTACTCGTGTCCCATATGCCAAAgtacattcaaatattttagtGATCTACAAATTCATACGGAAAATTGTGGTACTtgacttttattaaaaaacatgAATTTACGTGTCAATAGTTGTTATGTTTTCTATTTAGTACATAAAGCATTTCATCATAAACAGTGAAAAATATTGCCGAACTGAAACCAACTTTTAACAAACCTGGACTAATTCCTTTATAAAGCCCCCGAACTCCTTCTTCACATGCAGTCTTGTGCATACACTGTAACATGTTACTGCAGACGAAGTGCTGTCCAAATGTCTGTCTGCCCTTGGAGAATCCCTGAATTTGTAATCTGTGCTTGGTTAAATCCAACGGATAAAGGAGAAGTTTTGTACAAATTCCAGAAAGGGCACCACATCCAAGTAATTCTATGGGAGCTAGCATTGCCTCCGAAGGCATGTCTTTGATCCTTTTTGTTACATTTCCAAACAAGTTATAAAACATAAACTGCCCACCAGTTAGTGGTGCGCTCTGGAGTATGGCCGGCCCAAGTCCGCGATACAATCCTCGAATGCCTTCTTGATAGCGGATTTGCTCGAACGCATGCAACGTGTTCCGGTAAATACCGACTGAGTCCTGAGCCACAAATCTCGTTCTTATGACATCTAATGGCATCACGATCAACGTGGCAAACGATCCACTGCCAGCTCCACACACGAAATTTCTCGTACGGTCATGACCCTCGAATAGGGTGGATTCACGCAAGACCCGATTAAATCGTTCATAAAATGCGAACTGAGTTAGGCCCTGCATCATCGACAGCATTTGAGCAGCAACGTGACCCTTCCAGAAGGCCATTACACCTTCTTCGGCGAAGATTCTAACCACGGTCTGCGGTATGGTGCGATATTTGGAAGACCTCGATATGACATCGATCGGTTCTACTTGAAGCTGTAAGCGAATCTTCACCACGTCCAACGGTTGGCAGATCATTCGAGTGAAGCAACCTGCAATGCCACCTGAAACACCGGAATACTTTATCTGAACTTCTTTTGGAAGATCCATTCAGACACTGAAGCACAGTTTGGAGAAGAAACAAAACCCGACACGTCAAGCAGAGACCAGACCAATCAAACATTGACATGTTTCAGACAGATTTGTTAGAAAAATCACAATAGAAAACCAGCAACCATTGAAAAATCTCCATGCATACGCCTAAAATGCAAATTCGTGGTACATTCGGAAAGTAAGGTTTGTTCGCTTATATTACTTATTCGTGTATGTACGTGCAATGTTCAATGTTTGTCTATCTATGCGTGCAGAAAACAATGTCCGCGATAATCGATGCCTCCGTCAGTAATCGAAGCTAGCgcaacataaaaaaaactttctaaagGATTTAGCTACTGAATTTCTTTGAACATTATGTCTAGTTTACGCACATAGTTACTAGTGAAGGAAATGGGAGCTTCTATGAGGCTAAAGAAGAAACgtggagttacgtaaaaagcgtTTACGTGAAAATTAATGCAGATCCGTAGTAAAAAAGTGTTCAAATATTGCCAATGTTTTGATTCTTTAGACTCTAGCGCTAAACATTTTGACATGAACTTTTTGCTCACACActgatacactgaggtctctttttacgcgggaaatatgcaccgcataaaaaaacggcgTAAAAAattcgtaacttcagaaatcagaatttttttccgatgccaaatgtcttaaaaatgcatgaaacgtgtaatccaagaaaaaaatttttgagaaaaaaatacaCTGAGCCGCGTAATCAaactgcataaaaaaccgcgtaaaaaagacctcagtgtattagtACAAATTCCATAGGCCGTTCACATCAGGGATACCAGGTTACATTTTTAAGCCAATTTTCAAGAGTTCATGCAATCAAACTGTTGCAGTGTCAGTGGAAAAATATCACTTTTCGCGAGTAAAAACTGAAGTCAAAtactctaatgtcgttttcgcttgatgccaaacctaaccctgtttccactctaactgctgtcaaaccgtttgtttgaacccagtttcgaacctagtttcaacgttgttgaactgaaaatcgagtcagtttcgaacctggtttttatatcaggtttgctcaaaccctcgttgctaagtgcgaaaacaacacagtttcgtgaaaaatgtttgtttgatgaaactaccctgggtcagtttcagttttttcaagcgaaaacgacataagttttctcgagcgaaaacgacataaagatGTAAATTGCAAAAATGTCCAATCAACATTTGATAAGTAAAATCCATAAATATCTGCAGCGTTAATCATGAATCTGTAAATTCATAGATCAATCTGCATATGTGGCATCACTAGTTTTCATATACTGGACTTATTTGTATGTGTCTACTGCGGGAAACGGgcagtaaaaacaatttttttcaaatgagtcAATCAAGTATAAAAGTATAATCTTCTTCAACTTCATTTTTTATGACAAAACGATTTTACTTTTCGATCATGCCTCGTATATTactgattttgtaaaaaaataaattgtttggcAAGCGTTGTGTTCCTGTGGATTGAAATTTGAGGTTTTCGTAACAACCGAAACAATTAATGCTAATATTTTACTGAACCGCTCTAACTAGTTAACCCTATTTACCTCAATGGAGCTAATACAAGATTAGTTCGTTTGGTTCTTCGTTGATTACCTTGGAATAATCCACATCAACTGACATTATAGCGGATTACTGATTAGTCTTCTCCatctggatttgacttcaaccTACCACGCAAAATAATACACCCCaactttttatttattattagaaattatcattaaaactacattgtgtctgttgattttacagTAGTAAATAATAGATATTAGTAATTAATAAATCCTTGAAATTGGTCGTAGTGGTTAGCAGCAATGAAAAAATTAACTAAGCCTATGAGCTAAGACTTAAGGAGCAATTCTAATACTATAACTATTGGATTTGTACCAAAGAAGATTTTTCTTTTAATCCATGAACAGCAAATAAATTGTTGCAGTAACAATTTTTTCTCAACATTTGATAAGTAAAATCCATAAATATCTGCAGCGTTAATCATGAATCTGTAAATTCATAGATCAATCTGCATATGTGGCATCACTAGTTTTCATATACTGGACTTATTTGTATGTGTCTACTGCGGGAAACGGgcagtaaaaacaatttttttcaaatgagtcAATCAAGTATAAAAGTATAATCTTCTTCAACTTCATTTTTTATGACAAAACGATTTTACTTTTCGATCATGCCTCGTATATTactgattttgtaaaaaaataaattgtttggcAAGCGTTGTGTTCCTGTGGATTGAAATTTGAGGTTTTCGTAACAACCGAAACAATTAATGCTAATATTTTACTGAACCGCTCTAACTAGTTAACCCTATTTACCTCAATGGAGCTAATACAAGATTAGTTCGTTTGGTTCTTCGTTGATTACCTTGGAATAATCAACATCAACTGACATTATAGCGGATTACTGATTAGTCTTCTCCatctggatttgacttcaaccTACCACGCAAAATAATACACCCCaactttttatttattattagaaattatcattaaaactacattgtgtctgttgattttacagTAGTAAATAATAGATATTAGTAATTAATAAATCCTTGAAATTGGTCGTAGTGATTAGCAGCAATGAAAAAATTAACTAAGCCTATGAGCTAAGACTTAAGGAGCAATTCTAATACTATAACTATTGGATTTGTACCAAAGAAGATTTTTCTTTTAATCCATGAACAGCAAATAAATTGTTGCAGTaacaagtttttctaatttatTGAAACTATTAATAAATTCGAAGCATACAAAAATAATCATTTGGTTTTGTGCTATAAAAACACCTGTTAGCAAGCAAAAACTACGTCGTCTTTGCTATCTTTTTGTTGAACAATAACAGCAGCCAATCATAGATGGTGAAGTAGAATGCAGATGTGAAACCTGCCTTTAGTAGCGATGGACTTAGTCCTTTGTACAATCCACGAAGACCTTCGTGGCGGCCAACCTCGTACAAACAATGTAGCATATGATTGGCCACGAAATGCTGCCCGAATGTCTGTCGATTTTTTGCAAATCCCTGTATCTGAAGCCGTTTCTTGGCCAAATCTAACGGATAAACTAACAGTTTGGTACACAAACCAGCAAGTCCTCCGCATATGAACAGCTCAGTTGGTGGAAGCACAGCATTCTCGGGAAGATGTTCGATCCTTTTGATCGTTGATCCAAATAAGTTGTAGAACATAAATTGTCCTCCTGTGAGAGGCGCTATTTGTAGCATAGCGGGACCTAAGCCTCTGTACAACCCACGAACGCCTTCTATTCGATATATTACACTGATGGCTTGAAACATGTTTTTGTAGCCTTTACCAGGATCTTGTGAAACTACTCTGGTTCTTATCACATCCAAAGGCATAATTATTAGTGCAGCAAAAGAACCACTGCATGCACCGCACATAAAATTCCTTGCGCGATCATGACCCTGCAGAATTGTCGAATCTCTAAGCACTAAGTTAAATCTTTCGTAGAATGAAAACTGTGCCACACCGTATATGAGAGACAACAACTGAGCCGGATTATGTCCTTTCCATAAGGCACGTACTCCTTCCTCTCTGTATATACAAGATATTGTTTGTGTTATTGAACGGTACTTAGAAATATTTGAACCAACGCTGATTGGTTCCACCTGTAGCTGCAGGCGAATCTTCAACACATCTAAAGGTTGACATATAAATCGTGTTATACAACCGGTGAGTCCTCCTGCtagaccagcataactgaccCGATCATCCTTTGCACGGTCCattaataaacaaatcagtCGTAAATGGCTCTAGCGTTGATTCTAGTATTACATCACGGCGAGGTATTTCTTTTCTGCAATTTTTTGCAAAGCCTGAGTTATTCTGATcagttgtagttttttttattgatgctgTATGGAATACCATATATTATTAATTAGAAATTTATAAATAAATCACAGGATAACGAATAAGAATAAACATAATGTCAACAGTGCAGGCAGAAAAGTTGGGGCATTTTACGTCATTAAATTCTGGAACAAATTAGCAATGGGACATAGGTAACAATGCATTCTTTCGACTATTATAGCATCAATTTATGAAGAATTGCACTGCGCAAATCCTAATTTTGACTCGCTACTATAAATCCAGaagaaatttaataataaaaatatgtgataatacaaaaacaaaaagcaaCGCTCTTAAATTTAGTTAATTTGTTGGCAAATTCAACAGTTCACATTGGTTCTTTTTTGCAAAAGgtataaattttcatttcaggagttttttttgggaaactatacattcgatcgaaatacataaTCGGGACGGCTGTAAGTGCAATCCGAGTGTCAtggtaataaaattctgaaCCATTTCGGTTTTTGTTACGATAATCATTATTTTGTCATTgtataggggctggggtcccctagaagattgatagtaccttttaaccgacgacacgaccaggcactccgaagaaaactcgaaataaaaagtgtctgtgagtgattttccgtcagttgccacaaatatagcggccccttgataatgataaaattattctttttaggcaacactgttctggttgctatgcGTTATTTGTCAAGGAACCGCAATTATaggaataaacaaacaaactggaAAACTATCCCGTTCCATTGCcacgaaaatgcaagaaaaaaaagGATTAATTTCGGAATACAGGGAGCTATTCTCTTGTGTGCAGCCACATATTTCCAAATCTGTTGCAATAAAATGGACACAAGACGaaactgaatttattataataataatcaagTAAAATTACCTTTTTGtaaaactcgaaaaaaaaaagtggagcaggatgtttatttcgtttattATGCATTCAATTAAGACCACAGAAGTTAAAATCAATGGGaaaagaacgataatgaaattgctgcgttctgtgatgtcgatttgaaacaccagtattaaatttaagctattttcaaaGATCCTTCATGCATTGAGTCAGCAACaataaaatgcatttatttatgttatttctctGCTAAATCATGCTAAAAAGCTTGATTGTTTTCCATGAAGATCTTTATTGGAGATGCGTTTCAAGTCTTTTCAAGAGAATTTTCCAAGAATTATCCAGATGTCATACTAAAACTATTCTACGgttaccagaagtcataaaacaaaagtttgtctcaATGGCGCGAAAAAATAGTAATGCTGATGATACGATCTTAGAAGAAATTCTTAGTCGCacaatttgaagattttatgaaaactatgcTAAAGTTTCAATTcatgtttgattttttctaatggTGTGAGATGCTGATGTAGTTGATTGGTAACTGCTTTGGTATCAAATTTCCGGTGCATACAATTACTGGTGgtgcaaataaaataatataacatatCGGTATCGAAAAACATAGCGCTTCACTTAACTTTTAAGGGCCGATTCTTTTTTAGGCACAGTAGTAAAATGCGCGACTGGTATATAATGATTCggagttagttttgtttatctacataaacatgtttttgaataacagtatccaaggtatctgttattcgaaatcaataatttatcaaatcgagttgccagttttaacaaattttcaagtaatttcgttctgacatttcgagttactgaggggtagtcagatttgcgatacagttttaatagacgagtggcaggtcgtgtcgtcgttttaactctct comes from Malaya genurostris strain Urasoe2022 chromosome 3, Malgen_1.1, whole genome shotgun sequence and encodes:
- the LOC131434164 gene encoding mitochondrial thiamine pyrophosphate carrier-like translates to MDLPKEVQIKYSGVSGGIAGCFTRMICQPLDVVKIRLQLQVEPIDVISRSSKYRTIPQTVVRIFAEEGVMAFWKGHVAAQMLSMMQGLTQFAFYERFNRVLRESTLFEGHDRTRNFVCGAGSGSFATLIVMPLDVIRTRFVAQDSVGIYRNTLHAFEQIRYQEGIRGLYRGLGPAILQSAPLTGGQFMFYNLFGNVTKRIKDMPSEAMLAPIELLGCGALSGICTKLLLYPLDLTKHRLQIQGFSKGRQTFGQHFVCSNMLQCMHKTACEEGVRGLYKGISPGLLKVGFSSAIFFTVYDEMLYVLNRKHNNY
- the LOC131438623 gene encoding mitochondrial thiamine pyrophosphate carrier-like gives rise to the protein MDRAKDDRVSYAGLAGGLTGCITRFICQPLDVLKIRLQLQVEPISVGSNISKYRSITQTISCIYREEGVRALWKGHNPAQLLSLIYGVAQFSFYERFNLVLRDSTILQGHDRARNFMCGACSGSFAALIIMPLDVIRTRVVSQDPGKGYKNMFQAISVIYRIEGVRGLYRGLGPAMLQIAPLTGGQFMFYNLFGSTIKRIEHLPENAVLPPTELFICGGLAGLCTKLLVYPLDLAKKRLQIQGFAKNRQTFGQHFVANHMLHCLYEVGRHEGLRGLYKGLSPSLLKAGFTSAFYFTIYDWLLLLFNKKIAKTT
- the LOC131437511 gene encoding paramyosin-like gives rise to the protein MSRNAVLSRMETVCAEVMDMPEIFLDDDEDETDENDEMDEQDDESVENIPADTAEDDETAEDAENSTHSDTKRNRTDKDKGVSVKVNCEDKKQKRYAKWITRALKAAVNPIASRFNLNLKVNLDLNVANKGKTDKEADEQGSTKPSESNKNKPSPEQLKRRAELVRIKELEKENKYLEKVFRKIVSEYTGMKTKLAEKEEKLDEHQLKLTGFESKNEQLSIENSSLQEKMANALANSTDMQQQVFKLRNDYSHIKNELESSKKQISIKTDELKNLQMKLAELEKQYNDETRNVQAKLSEALHEKQVILTSKESEIVRLTEQLRLVQDEKSQSESKYQAALQEHMQNRTQMELRNVELMQRNRELNSFVNREAPQTDNQTTKEQALACTYSCPICQSTFKYFSDLQIHTENCGT